The genomic stretch gTAAAAATCCTAACTCTCACCAATGTAAAAAGCACTTATAGTTGTAGGTGCTGCAATTAgttggtccagaaacactttaATGGATATTCTTTTGGTCCCGCCCCCTGGAAACATCTTTTCTAATGCTCGTAACCAATGGTAATTGAAGTTGGCATGGAAACAGAACCCAACCAGTGCCACCCGAGCAGTCTGGGACCAGTCAATGCAGTGAGGTTGTGGATGGTGTTGTACTGCTCCTAATATTTCTTTATCTGGGTGATCGTGATCTTGCTTGTTCACTGTCTCTTTTATCAATGATTTTCCCATCATGCTTTGCTGAATGAGGTCTGCTGTGGCAAACAGCGCTGTGTATCCCACCACATTGGAGATGTATGGATGAGACTTGAACATAGTCCATGCTCTGTTCATGATGAACTgtgaaaacaaataattttgaatAAACAGATACAAAAAGACCTTTTTATTTGATCTCCCGAATAAGAAAGTTAGAAATAGCATTAGTTCATTGATATAAACAAATATGAGCCAACATGTTTGTCACAGTACAGTATGTTCATGTATTTCTCCAGTCTGCAGCTTTAAAGTGTGAATAAAAACACATTGGCTTAACTCACCGTACAGTACAGCTGTCCTGTGTCAAGAGTGACTGATCGCAAGGTTCACTTGCTTGGTTACGTTTGATTGATCCTTGAATACAAAGAAAGCTTATTGGTCACTTAGAGACCAATCAGATCGATGTGGTCTGTGGTACAAAGTTCTAGTGAGAGAGTTAATGAGAGCGTTTATGATAACAGTTATCAGTATAGCAAAAATGTGAGaaaaaaacacatgtttgaaa from Misgurnus anguillicaudatus chromosome 10, ASM2758022v2, whole genome shotgun sequence encodes the following:
- the LOC129448899 gene encoding mpv17-like protein; translation: MNRAWTMFKSHPYISNVVGYTALFATADLIQQSMMGKSLIKETVNKQDHDHPDKEILGAVQHHPQPHCIDWSQTARVALVGFCFHANFNYHWLRALEKMFPGGGTKRISIKVFLDQLIAAPTTISAFYIGLSTLEGAEDPFKDWRNKFWTSYKTGVVYWSTMQAVNFSLVPPVARTVYVGGVALVWTVFLCHIRQQKTDSLS